In one window of Streptomyces sp. FXJ1.172 DNA:
- a CDS encoding ABC transporter ATP-binding protein has protein sequence MTATTLEKATAEKAATVEFRSLRREFGATVALDGLDLTVRPGEFLALLGPSGCGKTTALRMLAGFEHPDSGAVLVDGEDVTHVPAHRRDAGMVFQSYSLFPHLSAVDNVAFGLRMRGVRTAERRARAAELLELVGLGDKGERYPHQLSGGQQQRIALARALALRPRVLLLDEPLSALDAKVRLTLREEIRRLQQELGITTLFVTHDQEEALSVADRVAVMRAGRLEQCAEPAELYGRPATAFVAEFVGTMSRIPGELTDGTVQVLGQRLPADAAVPDGPVDVLVRPEAVRILADEQGTARVVATAFLGAVVRVAVRLADGTEAKADLPAHEATGLGAGAAVAVSLPERPVLVAERIQK, from the coding sequence ATGACCGCCACCACGCTCGAGAAGGCCACTGCCGAAAAGGCGGCGACCGTCGAATTCCGCTCACTGCGGCGGGAGTTCGGGGCCACCGTCGCGCTCGACGGACTCGACCTCACCGTCCGCCCCGGGGAGTTCCTGGCCCTGCTCGGCCCCTCCGGCTGCGGCAAGACCACCGCGCTGCGCATGCTCGCCGGCTTCGAACACCCCGACTCCGGCGCCGTGCTGGTGGACGGCGAGGACGTCACCCACGTCCCGGCCCACCGCCGCGACGCCGGGATGGTCTTCCAGTCGTACAGCCTCTTCCCGCATCTGAGCGCCGTCGACAACGTCGCCTTCGGGCTGCGCATGCGCGGCGTCCGTACGGCCGAACGCCGGGCCCGAGCAGCCGAGTTGCTGGAGCTGGTCGGCCTCGGCGACAAGGGTGAGCGCTATCCGCACCAGCTCTCGGGCGGCCAGCAGCAGCGCATCGCGCTGGCCCGCGCCCTCGCGCTGCGCCCGCGGGTGCTGCTCCTCGACGAACCGCTCTCCGCGCTCGACGCCAAGGTCCGCCTGACCCTGCGCGAGGAGATCCGCCGGCTCCAGCAGGAACTCGGCATCACCACCCTGTTCGTGACGCATGATCAGGAGGAGGCCCTGTCGGTTGCCGACCGGGTCGCCGTCATGCGCGCCGGACGCCTCGAACAGTGCGCCGAACCCGCCGAGTTGTACGGCCGGCCCGCCACCGCCTTCGTCGCCGAGTTCGTCGGCACGATGAGCCGGATCCCGGGCGAGCTGACCGACGGCACGGTCCAGGTGCTCGGGCAGCGGCTGCCCGCCGACGCCGCGGTGCCGGACGGACCGGTGGACGTGCTGGTGCGGCCGGAGGCCGTACGAATCCTTGCCGACGAGCAGGGCACCGCCCGCGTCGTCGCCACCGCCTTCCTCGGCGCGGTCGTCCGGGTCGCCGTACGGCTCGCAGACGGCACCGAGGCCAAGGCCGACCTGCCCGCGCACGAGGCCACCGGGCTCGGCGCCGGAGCCGCCGTCGCCGTGTCGCTGCCCGAGCGGCCGGTGCTGGTGGCCGAACGCATCCAGAAGTGA
- a CDS encoding ABC transporter substrate-binding protein translates to MNVSLPRNAVIGGCTAVVAAFALSACGAAPDNASTTTKDGKSAATATSAAAFGGMDALVKAAKKEGTLHIIAVPRDWADYGAIIDGFQKKYGIKIDDESPDGTSQDEINAVTSRKGQDRAPDVLDLGSSFALSAAQQGLLAPYKVASYGDIPEAQKDPQARWYNDYGGYISIGCDDKRVKDCPTSFKDLLKPEYKGQVALNGNPTKSGSAFGGVYAAALASGGSFDDIQPGLDFFAKLKKSGNYTPVESTPATVEKGETPISIDWDYLNAGYADEFKSKGLDWKVNIPTDGQYAQYYSQAINKDAPHPAAARLWQEYLYSAEGQNLWLKGYARPALMAALDKAGTLDKTAAARLPQVTGTPSFPAEAQQSKAKTVIAQGWGKAVSG, encoded by the coding sequence GTGAACGTGTCCTTGCCGAGAAACGCCGTGATCGGCGGCTGCACCGCCGTCGTCGCCGCGTTCGCCCTCAGCGCCTGCGGCGCCGCCCCCGACAACGCGTCGACCACCACCAAGGACGGCAAGAGCGCCGCCACCGCCACCTCCGCGGCCGCCTTCGGCGGCATGGACGCCCTGGTCAAGGCGGCCAAGAAGGAGGGCACGCTGCACATCATCGCGGTGCCCCGCGACTGGGCCGACTACGGCGCGATCATCGACGGCTTCCAGAAGAAGTACGGCATCAAGATCGACGACGAGAGCCCCGACGGCACCAGCCAGGACGAGATCAACGCCGTCACCTCCAGGAAGGGCCAGGACCGCGCCCCCGACGTCCTCGACCTGGGTAGCTCCTTCGCGCTGAGCGCCGCCCAGCAGGGGCTGCTCGCGCCGTACAAGGTGGCCTCGTACGGGGACATCCCCGAGGCCCAGAAGGACCCGCAGGCCCGCTGGTACAACGACTACGGCGGCTACATCTCCATCGGCTGCGACGACAAGCGCGTCAAGGACTGCCCCACCAGCTTCAAGGACCTGCTCAAGCCCGAGTACAAGGGCCAGGTCGCGCTCAACGGCAACCCGACCAAGTCCGGCTCGGCCTTCGGCGGCGTCTACGCGGCCGCGCTCGCCAGCGGCGGCTCCTTCGACGACATCCAGCCCGGCCTGGACTTCTTCGCCAAGCTGAAGAAGAGCGGCAACTACACGCCCGTCGAGTCCACCCCGGCCACCGTCGAGAAGGGCGAGACGCCGATCTCCATCGACTGGGACTACCTGAACGCCGGGTACGCCGACGAGTTCAAGTCCAAGGGCCTGGACTGGAAGGTGAACATCCCCACCGACGGCCAGTACGCCCAGTACTACTCCCAGGCCATCAACAAGGACGCCCCGCACCCGGCGGCCGCCCGCCTGTGGCAGGAGTACCTCTACAGCGCCGAGGGCCAGAACCTGTGGCTCAAGGGCTACGCCCGTCCGGCCCTGATGGCCGCCCTGGACAAGGCCGGGACGCTGGACAAGACGGCCGCGGCCAGGCTGCCCCAGGTCACCGGTACGCCCTCCTTCCCGGCCGAGGCCCAGCAGAGCAAGGCCAAGACGGTCATCGCGCAGGGCTGGGGCAAGGCCGTCTCCGGATGA
- a CDS encoding GntR family transcriptional regulator, with product MTARHEEIADELRRAIDREEYTVGSRLPSESELAAHYGVSRGTVRQAVAALTSEGLIGSRQGARRVVLASRRSQSFEELRSFAQWARAMGREATGHVVAQEYRPATHEDAIRLQLPIGTRVLQVLRVRGLDGEPVLLERTVYADWISPAVESIEPDCPSVTQRLYDDTGLVFAYGEHVIDAVAAGAQDAELLGVRRTSPLLRVRRVTTTREGRPVEWSDDRYRSDAVSFSVHNSIGNNALARTTPG from the coding sequence ATGACGGCGCGACACGAGGAGATCGCCGACGAGCTGCGGCGAGCCATCGACCGCGAGGAGTACACGGTCGGCAGCCGGCTGCCCTCGGAGTCGGAACTGGCCGCGCACTACGGCGTCTCACGCGGCACGGTCCGCCAGGCCGTCGCGGCTCTGACCTCCGAGGGCCTGATCGGCTCCCGCCAGGGCGCCCGGCGCGTGGTGCTCGCCAGCCGCCGCAGCCAGAGCTTCGAGGAACTGCGCAGCTTCGCCCAGTGGGCCCGCGCGATGGGCCGCGAGGCCACCGGCCACGTGGTGGCACAGGAGTACCGCCCGGCGACCCACGAGGACGCCATACGTCTCCAACTCCCCATCGGCACACGGGTGTTGCAGGTGCTCCGGGTACGCGGCCTGGACGGCGAACCGGTACTGCTGGAGCGCACGGTGTACGCCGACTGGATCTCCCCCGCGGTGGAGTCGATCGAACCGGACTGCCCCTCCGTCACCCAGCGGCTGTACGACGACACGGGGCTGGTCTTCGCCTACGGCGAGCACGTCATCGACGCGGTGGCGGCAGGCGCGCAGGACGCGGAGCTGCTGGGGGTGCGGCGCACAAGTCCGCTCCTTCGGGTCCGGCGTGTGACGACGACCCGCGAGGGGCGGCCGGTGGAGTGGTCGGACGACCGGTACCGCTCGGACGCGGTGAGCTTCAGTGTGCACAATTCAATCGGCAACAATGCGCTGGCGCGCACGACACCGGGATAG
- a CDS encoding ABC transporter permease, whose product MTATLTRADVAPVASAKRRRRAPGWLAVVPLLVFAAVAFGLPAFAILDGAFTVEGHYGTRNLTGSLQGPYLTALLGSVKLSAIAAALGALLGLPLAQAVVGSRSRWLREAVLTASGVLANFGGVPLAFAFVATLGNAGVLTVHLGLKDSGWNLYSFWGLVLVYLYFLIPLMVLTITPALDGLRTQWREAALNNGATGVQYWRHVALPVLAPSLLGGLVLLFGSAFAAYATAAAMVGSAVPLVTLQIADALSGNVLVGQENIALALSLDMVLVAGLVMAVYLPLQRRSARWLDA is encoded by the coding sequence ATGACCGCCACCCTCACGCGCGCGGACGTGGCGCCCGTCGCTTCGGCGAAGCGGCGGCGCCGCGCCCCCGGCTGGCTGGCCGTCGTACCGCTGCTGGTGTTCGCCGCCGTCGCCTTCGGCCTGCCCGCCTTCGCCATCCTCGACGGCGCCTTCACGGTCGAGGGCCACTACGGCACGCGGAACCTGACCGGCTCGCTCCAGGGCCCGTACCTCACCGCCCTGCTCGGCAGCGTCAAGCTGTCCGCGATCGCCGCCGCGCTCGGCGCGCTGCTCGGGCTGCCGCTCGCCCAGGCCGTGGTCGGCTCCCGCTCCCGCTGGCTGCGCGAGGCCGTGCTGACCGCCTCCGGCGTGCTCGCCAACTTCGGCGGCGTCCCGCTGGCCTTCGCCTTCGTCGCCACCCTCGGCAACGCCGGCGTCCTGACCGTCCACCTCGGCCTGAAGGACAGCGGCTGGAACCTCTACAGCTTCTGGGGCCTGGTCCTCGTCTACCTGTACTTCCTCATCCCGCTGATGGTCCTCACCATCACCCCCGCGCTGGACGGCCTGCGCACCCAGTGGCGGGAGGCCGCGCTGAACAACGGCGCCACCGGCGTGCAGTACTGGCGCCATGTCGCCCTGCCCGTCCTCGCGCCCTCGCTGCTCGGCGGCCTCGTGCTGCTCTTCGGCAGCGCCTTCGCCGCCTACGCCACCGCCGCCGCCATGGTCGGCAGCGCGGTCCCCCTGGTCACCCTGCAGATCGCCGACGCCCTGTCCGGCAACGTGCTCGTCGGCCAGGAGAACATCGCGCTCGCCCTCAGCCTCGACATGGTCCTGGTGGCCGGCCTGGTGATGGCCGTGTACCTGCCCCTGCAACGCCGGAGCGCCCGATGGCTCGACGCCTGA
- a CDS encoding amino acid permease — protein sequence MLDQGAPPHDRTATTPASPGVAARLMRRKPVERLVAEGGQGEGGSLRRSLGLWQLTMISIGATLGTGIFVVLGEAVPKAGPAVTLSFVIAGLTALFSALSYAELAGTIPVAGSSYSYAYATMGELIAWVCGWCLLLEYGVSVAAVAVGWGQYLNELLDGTVGVTIPDALSAPPGQGGIFNLPALIVVLLAMVFLLGGAKESARANTVMVSVKIAALILFCAIGFMGFKSGNYSNFMPLGMAGVSAAGATLFFSYIGFDAASTAGEEAKNAQRDLPRAIMLSLVIVTALYVLVAAVAVGAWPWKKFKDSEAALAQIMTDVTGQSFWGTLLAFCAVIAIASVVLTVLYGQTRILFAMSRDGLVPGIFARVHPKTGAPRANTVIVSVFCGVLAAAIPLGQLADATSIGTLFAFALVNVAVVVLRRTRPAMHRTFRVPLSPVLPALGFLFCIWMMGSLSEVTWIVFGVWMALGLVFYFVYGYRRSRLATGEDLAVTAEK from the coding sequence GTGCTCGACCAAGGTGCACCCCCGCACGACCGCACAGCGACCACCCCCGCGTCCCCGGGTGTCGCAGCGCGCCTCATGCGGCGCAAGCCCGTGGAACGCCTGGTCGCGGAGGGCGGCCAGGGTGAGGGAGGTTCGCTGCGGCGATCCCTCGGGCTGTGGCAGCTGACCATGATCAGCATTGGCGCCACCCTCGGCACCGGCATCTTCGTCGTCCTCGGCGAGGCCGTCCCCAAGGCGGGTCCGGCCGTCACCCTCTCCTTTGTGATCGCCGGTCTCACCGCGCTGTTCTCGGCCCTGTCCTACGCCGAGCTGGCGGGCACCATCCCGGTCGCCGGCTCCTCGTACTCGTACGCATACGCAACGATGGGCGAGCTGATCGCCTGGGTCTGCGGCTGGTGTCTGCTCCTGGAGTACGGCGTCTCGGTGGCCGCGGTGGCCGTCGGCTGGGGCCAGTACCTGAACGAGCTGCTGGACGGCACCGTGGGCGTCACCATCCCGGACGCCCTGTCGGCCCCGCCCGGCCAGGGCGGCATCTTCAACCTGCCCGCCCTGATCGTCGTCCTCCTCGCGATGGTGTTCCTGCTCGGCGGCGCCAAGGAGTCCGCGCGGGCCAACACCGTCATGGTGTCGGTGAAGATCGCCGCCCTGATCCTCTTCTGCGCCATCGGCTTCATGGGCTTCAAGTCCGGCAACTACTCGAACTTCATGCCGCTCGGCATGGCGGGCGTCAGCGCGGCCGGCGCCACGCTGTTCTTCTCGTACATCGGCTTCGACGCCGCCTCCACCGCCGGTGAGGAGGCGAAGAACGCCCAGCGTGACCTGCCGCGCGCGATCATGCTGTCCCTGGTCATCGTGACCGCGCTGTACGTCCTCGTCGCGGCCGTCGCCGTGGGCGCCTGGCCCTGGAAGAAGTTCAAGGACTCCGAGGCCGCGCTCGCGCAGATCATGACCGACGTCACCGGGCAGAGCTTCTGGGGCACGCTGCTCGCGTTCTGCGCGGTCATCGCCATCGCCAGCGTCGTGCTGACCGTGCTCTACGGCCAGACCCGCATCCTGTTCGCGATGTCCCGCGACGGCCTCGTGCCGGGGATCTTCGCCAGGGTGCACCCGAAGACCGGCGCGCCGCGCGCCAACACGGTCATCGTGTCCGTGTTCTGCGGTGTCCTCGCCGCCGCCATCCCGCTGGGCCAGCTGGCGGACGCCACCAGCATCGGCACGCTGTTCGCCTTCGCGCTGGTCAATGTCGCGGTGGTCGTGCTGCGCCGCACGCGCCCGGCCATGCACCGCACCTTCCGCGTGCCGCTGTCGCCGGTACTGCCCGCGCTGGGCTTCCTCTTCTGCATCTGGATGATGGGCAGCCTGTCCGAGGTCACCTGGATCGTGTTCGGTGTCTGGATGGCCCTCGGGCTCGTGTTCTACTTCGTGTACGGCTATCGCCGTTCCCGTCTCGCGACCGGTGAGGACCTCGCGGTGACGGCAGAGAAGTGA
- a CDS encoding ABC transporter permease, translating to MARRLTPWRWAVLGLAALYFLVPLGASVIFTVDVPGQGVSFDAYTKILSADGFVSSLLLSLELALATIAAVLLLMVPAMVALRLGAPRLRPVVEVVCSLPLVVPPIAFVAGIVTVLKWGPDHLSRTPLFETFVAIQNPSFPLVLVLAYVVMALPFVYRALDAGLRAIDVRTLVEAARSCGASWPQALVRAVLPNLRGALLNASFLTLALVLGEFTVAQLLGYQPFAVWIYNVGGSQAQMSVAVSVLSLLVTWALLLALAGAGGGRTRTANSRG from the coding sequence ATGGCTCGACGCCTGACCCCCTGGCGCTGGGCCGTCCTCGGCCTCGCCGCCCTGTACTTCCTGGTGCCGCTCGGCGCGTCCGTGATCTTCACCGTCGACGTGCCCGGCCAGGGCGTCTCCTTCGACGCCTACACCAAGATCCTGTCCGCCGACGGCTTCGTCTCCAGCCTGCTGCTCTCGCTGGAGCTGGCCCTGGCGACCATCGCGGCCGTGCTGCTGCTGATGGTGCCCGCCATGGTCGCGCTCCGGCTCGGCGCGCCCCGGCTGCGGCCGGTGGTCGAGGTGGTCTGCTCGCTGCCGCTGGTGGTGCCGCCGATCGCGTTCGTCGCCGGGATCGTCACCGTGCTCAAGTGGGGCCCGGACCATCTCTCCCGGACCCCGCTGTTCGAGACGTTCGTCGCGATCCAGAACCCGAGTTTCCCCCTCGTGCTGGTCCTCGCCTACGTCGTGATGGCGCTGCCGTTCGTGTACCGGGCGCTGGACGCGGGCCTGCGCGCCATCGACGTACGCACCCTGGTCGAGGCCGCCCGCAGCTGCGGTGCCTCCTGGCCGCAGGCGCTGGTCCGGGCCGTGCTGCCGAACCTGCGCGGGGCGCTGCTCAACGCGTCCTTCCTCACCCTGGCGCTGGTGCTCGGCGAGTTCACCGTCGCCCAGCTGCTCGGCTACCAGCCCTTCGCCGTGTGGATCTACAACGTCGGCGGCTCGCAGGCCCAGATGTCCGTCGCCGTCTCCGTGCTCAGCCTGCTCGTCACCTGGGCCCTGCTCCTCGCGCTCGCCGGTGCCGGCGGCGGACGCACCCGAACCGCCAACTCCCGGGGATGA
- a CDS encoding Lrp/AsnC family transcriptional regulator: protein MLNDLDERIVHALAEDARRSYADIGQLVGLSAPAVKRRVDRLRATGAITGFTVRVDPAALGWETEGFIEIHCRRNTSPETIQRGLERYQEVVAASTVTGDADAIAQVFASDMRHFERVLERIAGEPFVERTKSVLVLSPLLRRFSSGAPG from the coding sequence GTGCTGAACGATCTCGACGAACGCATCGTGCACGCCCTCGCCGAGGACGCCCGCCGCTCCTACGCGGACATCGGGCAACTGGTCGGACTGTCCGCGCCCGCCGTGAAGCGGCGCGTGGACCGGCTGCGCGCCACCGGAGCCATCACCGGATTCACCGTCCGGGTGGATCCGGCGGCGCTCGGCTGGGAGACCGAGGGGTTCATCGAGATCCACTGCCGGCGCAACACCTCGCCGGAGACCATTCAGCGGGGCCTGGAGCGCTACCAGGAGGTCGTGGCCGCGTCGACCGTCACCGGCGACGCGGACGCGATCGCCCAGGTCTTCGCCTCCGACATGCGTCACTTCGAACGGGTCCTGGAGCGGATCGCCGGGGAGCCGTTCGTGGAGCGGACCAAGTCCGTGCTGGTGCTGTCGCCGCTGCTGCGGCGCTTTTCTTCCGGGGCGCCGGGGTAG